A region from the Etheostoma spectabile isolate EspeVRDwgs_2016 chromosome 9, UIUC_Espe_1.0, whole genome shotgun sequence genome encodes:
- the cbr4 gene encoding carbonyl reductase family member 4, which translates to MSRLAAVCGGSRGIGKAVARLLAEKGCRLAVLSRNEDAARATVASLHGADHVALSCDVSKEQEVQKTFETIQKTCGNISYLVNAAGINRDALLLRAKPEDMVAVLHTNLLGTMLTCRAALRCMLHTRGAAIVNIGSVVGLKGNAGQCVYSASKAGLEGFTRSLAKEVASRHVRVNLLAPGFIRTDMTAGLKEDGVPSIPLGRFGEPEEVAQAVLFLLESSYVTGQVLVVDGGLQLAM; encoded by the exons CAGCGGTGTGTGGGGGCTCCAGGGGCATTGGGAAGGCTGTGGCCCGCTTGCTGGCTGAGAAGGGCTGCAGGCTGGCTGTCCTGTCCAGGAACGAAGATGCTGCCCGGGCCACTGTGGCATCTCTACATGGGG CTGACCACGTGGCTCTCAGCTGTGACGTCTCTAAAGAGCAGGAGGTGCAGAAAACCTTTGAGACGATCCAGAAGACCTGTGGAAACATCTCCTATCTTGTAAATGCAGCTGGCATCAACAG GGATGCTCTGTTACTGAGGGCCAAGCCGGAGGACATGGTGGCTGTGCTTCACACCAACCTGCTGGGCACCATGCTGACCTGCAGGGCAGCGCTGCGCTGCATGCTGCACACCCGGGGAGCCGCCATTGTTAATATAG GCTCTGTTGTGGGCCTGAAAGGGAACGCAGGCCAGTGTGTCTACAGTGCCAGTAAAGCCGGTCTAGAGGGCTTCACACGCTCTTTGGCTAAAGAGGTCGCTTCACGCCATGTCAGAGTTAACCTGCTCGCTCCCG GTTTCATTCGCACCGACATGACTGCAGGGCTGAAGGAGGACGGGGTGCCCTCTATCCCTCTGGGGAGGTTTGGCGAGCCAGAGGAGGTAGCCCAGGCTGTCCTCTTCCTTTTGGAGTCTTCCTACGTTACAGGACAGGTGCTGGTGGTGGATGGAGGACTGCAGCTGGCCATGTAA